GCATCAATATTCGCGCTCCATCATCGTTATTCCGCGCGCGTGTAGGCCTCCCGCCGCAGCAAAACCTACGAACTTCGCGAGCGCGGCGGATTAACTAACTTCGCTCTCCCAGCTGTCCGTACACGTGGCCGAGCGCGGAGAGACGAGATCGAGCTCACCAATCTCCACGCACGCGCGTACTACGTACTCCTATATTACGTCGTCCACCTCGATCCTTggccatgcatgatgcatcaacCAGATGCTCGCGCGCGTCGAGAGATGCATCCATGGAAGCTTCCTACTTTTGGCAAACCCTAGCTGAAGTAGCTAGACCTTCCATACGAAACGAATTTAGaattagatgtgacacatcctattacagtgaatatagataaaaatatgttcaaattcattgtattagaatatgtcacatctaatatataaggttggttttttttttatgaaacggCTCGAGTAGATGCTTCAGCTGCTGATcgccagcagcagctagctagccggCTATATATACATAGAGGATGTGTCTCATGCCCTACCACCCCACAGTTGAAatcatagctagctagctcgagtTAATTAGCCATTAACAACAGCTTACACCGTTGTTAATCCTAACTAGCTAGAGCTAGCAAGCACAAATCGATCTGTGCTAATTACTGTGTACACATAATTATACATTTATACTTATCGATCGATCATGAAGCAGTCATCATCAGGGCTTGCCGCCATGGTCGTCACCCTCGCCGCTGTCACGGCGCTGCTGGTGGcaccggcggtggtggcggcgacggcgacgccgccggcggggtACACGACGGCGGAGGACGTGAGCAGCGACTTCATCAAGCAGGTGGGGAAGTTCGCGGTGACGGTGTATAAGCTCGCCAGGGGGGTGTCCCTGTACTACGTCAGCACGTCGCAGTGCTGGTCCaagcccgccggcggcggcgccgacgactaCTGGATGGTGCTcacggcgaccaacggcgccggcgccgccggcagctACGTCGCCACCATCTGGGGCATCCCCGGGTCCGAGTCCAAGACGTGGAAGCTCCTCAGCTTCAACGCCACCTCCTGATCGATCTGATCGACGATCAATTAATAAACTTATTATTAGTTCCAAATTTGATTTTAATTTGGAGGTTGGGTAGTGACAGGGATCGATCAGCAGTGTCGCGTCGAAATTTCAGATATGTGCGTGTGGTACTGGATAATTAATTTGCAGGTTTGTGATGTTTagcactccctccatcctataatataagagattttgggtggatgtgacacatcctagtgcaatgaatttagacaaatcgtctatccaaattcattctagcatgtgtcacatccacccaaagtcacttatattatgggacagtgggagtatttaatttttattgctGTATTGCGGTTTTGTATCTCTAAATTGTTTCGACAAATAAGTATTTATATTAGTATTATTATCAATGAATAAATGAGACATCACCTTCTGTAGTTAACTATGGAATCCTATGTCATTTTACACAGCGCATGATGCCGGCATAATGTCATCTTCTGTAAATACTTCTAAGTATTTACAGTTGTTACTACAtataaaagaaaatcaaatttgattttttttaagtttgagtAATAGGGGACTGTGTTGCATGCATCGTATCAAAATTTAGGCTTCGGACCACGTGAGCTCTTTCCCATTATTACAAGCATATTCTTTTTTTCCGCATGTAGAAATAAAATCCCAAGGCCTATAAAAATCACTTTTTATAGTTATTCACGGAATGAATTTTAATTTCTCAAGTGGATATCCTCTCATTTACCTTTTTCTTTCAAGTTCAATGCAAATATTtagttgtgaaaaattctgGGAAAAAAATGTACTTCTATTAAAATTTATTGGTCCACCAAAAATCAAGCTAGGTTAAATTCGACCTATATATTAGGGAAAAAATAAATTCAGGTATAAACATTACACAATTATTCATACGTTGAATTTGACATTTTGTTATCTCGATGTATGAGTTGATCAGTTTGGATATAAGCTCTATAAATGTGTTGGATGAGTGTTGTCAAAGTTTTTTAGAATTTCATAACCGTTTGAACAGTTTTAAAACGTACAAACGGACATCCCTCAAGTGAATCAAAATAGTTTTCCAGTTATCCACATGATTGCACGATTGTGCTAACACATGCCTCACTTGCTCGATCCAATTATCCTCACTGTACGTACTAGTGGGCAACCTGCTAGTCCGTATAAATTAAAAGCCCACATGCTATGCTCACTATACTAGTAGAAGAATACATAAGTATAGCTAAACAACTGTGATTAAACAGGCTTTAAAACCTAGTAGCTTGTACCACAATGTACTGCTGATACATTATAATATTTTGCATGCTTTCCATGTGCCTTTAATTTGCAATTTCGTgccaaccatatatatatatggccgtTCCAGGCTTCCAGCGACGGTCCTCCTAGGATTATGGGTTCTTTGAAATTATGTCACCGTCGTCGCTTCTCAAAGAATTATCACAGCAAATCAAGTAATATAAACCACATGGTATGAGGTGATGAGGTGGAAGATAGAAGTTAAGAGAGAATGATCCACCCCTCGTGCAAGGGGGATCGATGAGGATCCGGCCTATACCATAATAATGACACTACCAATACAATCACTAATATATGGGTCTTATCATATGTCCTATTGCCCCACGTGTCAGTACCTATAATGATAGTATAATTATGGTATAGGATGTGAATTCATGTAGGGCAACATCCACACAATCTCCAAGAAAAATGAAGATGGTGTGGGAGTGAACTAATATTTGAGTTTGTGTATTGCATATGATATATTGTACTTTTTATCTCTTAATTAATTTTTAGATGACATGCATGGTTTTAAATTAGAGGTGGCATTCACCTTCACTATAAAACTTGCTCTCAGATAAGTTGGCATGAGTCGCATGACATAAGCAGCAGGTGTGCAGCAAATTAACTCCAATAACTTACTATCGATCTCAGAAAAGTAGAATATGGTTACTTTGTGATATCTCAGAAAAGTTCCcatttttttcacaaatatttatgttttttaaaaaatgtttcttTCAGTTTCTTTCAATAACTATAAAAAATTTCCAACATTTTCTCAAAAATTTCTTTCAATATATAATCCAATAATCAtctctttaatttttttaaggacCGCATGAAAAAACAGGGACCTATATTTATGACATCACATTTTTAACCAAAGGACTTACATTCAAATCGATTTTACACGACAAATTTCAAAACATGcactataattatattgtaagtttcaatgtaatatttttataatacacaatgtgtgtatgcaATTAGCACTAaaagtaattaatttttttacatgAACTAGAAGTAATTAATTGTCCACTTAAAAGAGGAGATCAGAGAGATACAAATATACTTACATATATAGGAGAGAGGGCAATCACAtagagtaagaaaaaaaataaatgaaattagGTAAACAACTTGGCACCATATTTTTAGCGAACCTGAAAATTGTACAGTACCCAAATAATTAAGAAGCCAGATTAATTACTTCagttattactactactacttcctccgtcgcATAATACTTGTCTTTTTGgcattcaaaatttatcccaaaataattgaCACTTGCAAATAGTACTTGTCTCATCAACCACTTCCAATTCAAATTTCTTCCCATCATACCTCCAACCACCATTCTACTTCTAACTATATAATATTGTATTAAGGGTATTATAGTTTTTTCTTCTAATCTTAGCATATGCTAAACAACCTAGAATgacaagtattttgggacggagacaGTACTACTTTGCAGTTTTGCACCACTAATACATATGACCCACAAAACCAACCAGACACTGGACAGTAGTGCACACGTGCTAGCTAAGCTACCAGGGAAGTGGATTTTCATCCTCGTTTTTACGTGTCCCCCTGAAAGTTATCAAAACAATTTAAAAACAATTAATATGATATATcaatataaaatatttcattttacaaacatataaattaaaatttatcatatatattagaaacgaaaataacaaattcagtcaaatttgttatttttgtttctacttgtgtaaattgaatttaaattttgtttgtgAAACGACATGTTATCATgccaagtttttttaaaaaattttgaaaatagttTCCCAAGCTACCGGCGCTGCAGCAGCTGCTCCGCCGTGCGCTGCACCAGCTCCCACGCGTCGCCGACATGCCTCATCTCCGTCatggcgccgccgacggcgagccgGATCACGAACTTGCCCTCCACCACGAAGTGCGTCATGAACGCCCGCCCGCTCGCGTTCACCGCCGCCAGGAGCTCGCGGTtcatcgcgtcgccgccgccgccgccgccgcggaggcggaaGCACACGAGGGAGAACCTCCTCTTCGCCACCACCTCGAACCGCTCGTCGGCGCTCACCGCGCGCTCGAACCACTCGGCCATGGCGACGTGGCGCCGGATGTGCGCGCGCATGCCCGCAGCGCCGTACCGCCGCAGCACGAACCAGAGCTTCATGGCGCGGAACCGCCGCGACAGCGAGATCTGCCAGTCCTTGTAGtcgatggcgccggcgccggcggcggcctggggCTTCCCGCCGCCGGCGTTCTTGAGGTACTCCGGGTCGGTGGACAGCGCGGCGGTGAGCGCGGCGGGGCTCGCCACCCAGAGGCAGCAGCAGTCCATGTTGGTGAGGAACCACTTGTGCGGGTTCATGCTCACCGAgtcggcgagctcggcgccgTCGAGGTAGCCCTGGTACTCCGGGCAGATCGCCGCGCTGCCGGCGTACGCGGCGTCGACGTGGAGCCACATGCCGTGGCGGCGCGCCACCTCGCCGAGCtcgcggacggggtcgacggcgccgATCCCCGTGGTGCCCACAGTGGCGCACAGGTACAGCGGGACCAGCCCGCGCGCCACGTCGCCCTCCACcgcggcgcgcacggcggcgcccgTCAGCGCGtaccccgacgccgccgccgtcgggacGACGCGGAAGTTCGCCGGCGTGATGCCGACCAGCCGCGCGCCCTTCTGGAACGTGGCGTGCGTCTGGTCGGAGGCGTACACCACCAGCTTCACGATGCCCTCGTGCCCAATCCTCCCCAGCGCGCGGtcccgcgcggcggcgagcgtgcaCACCACGGCCTCGCAGGTGCTCCCCTGCAGaacaccaccgccaccgccgccgccgccgccgccggagccggagaagaGGAAGCGATCAGGCAAGCCCACCAGCCTAGCCATCCAGTCCACCACGACGGCCTCCAGCTCCACGGCAGCCGGCGACGCAACCCACATGAACGGCACGACGTTGAGCCCCACGGAGAGCATCTCGCCGGCGAACCCGGCGGCGCTGGCGTTCATCGGGAAGTAGGCGAAGAAGCTGGGGCTCTGCCAGTGCGTGAGCCCCGGGAGCACGTCGCGGCGCACGTCAGCGAGGATCCGCTCCGCCGGCTCCCCGAACTCCGGCGCGGCCTCCGGGAGGAGCCTGCGGAGGCGGCCAGGctcgaggtcggcggcgcggacgggGTACTTGTCGACGTCGCGGTAGTAGCCGGCGAGGAagtcgacgacggcggaggagtCGGCGGCGAAGGTGTCCGGGTCCAGTGGCTGGAGCGCGTCGAGTGGCAAGCTACCCATGGCAAGGTCACGTAGCTTGGGCGAGAGTGAGAGACAGCTCAAATGTTTTGTGTGGATTTTGTACTTGAGCAAGACGCGCGGGTTCGGGAGCTTTATATAGCGCCAAAATTTGCTA
Above is a window of Oryza sativa Japonica Group chromosome 10, ASM3414082v1 DNA encoding:
- the LOC4348564 gene encoding tyrosine decarboxylase 1 encodes the protein MGSLPLDALQPLDPDTFAADSSAVVDFLAGYYRDVDKYPVRAADLEPGRLRRLLPEAAPEFGEPAERILADVRRDVLPGLTHWQSPSFFAYFPMNASAAGFAGEMLSVGLNVVPFMWVASPAAVELEAVVVDWMARLVGLPDRFLFSGSGGGGGGGGGGVLQGSTCEAVVCTLAAARDRALGRIGHEGIVKLVVYASDQTHATFQKGARLVGITPANFRVVPTAAASGYALTGAAVRAAVEGDVARGLVPLYLCATVGTTGIGAVDPVRELGEVARRHGMWLHVDAAYAGSAAICPEYQGYLDGAELADSVSMNPHKWFLTNMDCCCLWVASPAALTAALSTDPEYLKNAGGGKPQAAAGAGAIDYKDWQISLSRRFRAMKLWFVLRRYGAAGMRAHIRRHVAMAEWFERAVSADERFEVVAKRRFSLVCFRLRGGGGGGDAMNRELLAAVNASGRAFMTHFVVEGKFVIRLAVGGAMTEMRHVGDAWELVQRTAEQLLQRRGTRKNEDENPLPW